The following coding sequences are from one Gossypium hirsutum isolate 1008001.06 chromosome A12, Gossypium_hirsutum_v2.1, whole genome shotgun sequence window:
- the LOC107925578 gene encoding casein kinase II subunit alpha-2 isoform X2 — protein sequence MSKSRVYSDVNVLRPKEYWDYESLTVQWGDQHSKAPSLVFEYVNNTDFKVLYPTLTDYDIRYYIYELLKALDYCHSQGIMLRDVKPHNIMIDHELRKLRLIDWGLAEFYHPGKEYNVRVASRYFKGPELLIDLQDYDYSLDMWSLGCMFAGMIFRKEPFFYGHDNNDQLVKIAKVVGTDELNAYLNKYQLELDPQFNALVGRHSRKPWSKFINADNPHLVSPEAIDFWISCFDMIIRRG from the exons ATGTCCAAATCTCGCGTTTATTCTGACGTCAATGTCCTTCGTCCCAAGGAGTATTGGGATTACGAGTCCCTCACTGTTCAATGGGG AGATCAGCACTCCAAGGCGCCTAGCTTGGTATTTGAGTACGTCAACAATACAGATTTCAAAGTTCTCTACCCAACTTTGACAGATTATGATATTCGCTACTACATATACGAACTTCTCAAG GCATTAGATTACTGTCATTCACAAGGAATAATGCTCAGAGATGTGAAGCCTCACAATATCATGATAGATCATGAGCTGCGCAAACTTCGCTTGATAGATTGGGGACTTGCCGAGTTTTACCATCCTGGAAAAGAGTATAATGTCCGTGTGGCTTCCAG GTACTTTAAAGGGCCCGAACTTCTGATAGATTTACAGGACTATGATTATTCTTTGGACATGTGGAGCCTTGGCTGCATGTTTGCTGGAATG ATATTCCGGAAGGAACCATTCTTCTATGGCCATGACAACAATGATCAACTAGTTAAAATTGCAAAG GTGGTAGGAACTGATGAGTTGAATGCATATCTGAACAAATACCAGTTGGAGCTTGATCCTCAATTTAATGCTCTTGTTGGAAG GCACAGCCGAAAACCCTGGTCCAAATTCATTAATGCCGATAATCCGCATCTTGTTTCACCAGAG GCAATTGATTTCTGGATAAGTTGCTTCGATATGATCATCAGGAGAGGCTAA
- the LOC107925578 gene encoding casein kinase II subunit alpha-2 isoform X1: MGDQYDYEVIRKVGRCKYSEVFEGKNVNNNERCVIKILKPVKKKKIKREIKILQNLCGGPNIIKLLDIVRDQHSKAPSLVFEYVNNTDFKVLYPTLTDYDIRYYIYELLKALDYCHSQGIMLRDVKPHNIMIDHELRKLRLIDWGLAEFYHPGKEYNVRVASRYFKGPELLIDLQDYDYSLDMWSLGCMFAGMIFRKEPFFYGHDNNDQLVKIAKVVGTDELNAYLNKYQLELDPQFNALVGRHSRKPWSKFINADNPHLVSPEAIDFWISCFDMIIRRG; this comes from the exons ATGGGG GATCAATATGATTATGAGGTTATTCGGAAAGTTGGAAGGTGTAAATACAGTGAGGTTTTCGAGGGTAAAAATGTCAACAACAATGAACGCTGTGTAATCAAGATTCTCAAACCTGTCAAGAAAAAAAAG ATTAAGAGAGAGATAAAAATCCTTCAGAATCTATGCGGTGGTCCAAATATTATTAAACTTCTTGATATTGTTAGAGATCAGCACTCCAAGGCGCCTAGCTTGGTATTTGAGTACGTCAACAATACAGATTTCAAAGTTCTCTACCCAACTTTGACAGATTATGATATTCGCTACTACATATACGAACTTCTCAAG GCATTAGATTACTGTCATTCACAAGGAATAATGCTCAGAGATGTGAAGCCTCACAATATCATGATAGATCATGAGCTGCGCAAACTTCGCTTGATAGATTGGGGACTTGCCGAGTTTTACCATCCTGGAAAAGAGTATAATGTCCGTGTGGCTTCCAG GTACTTTAAAGGGCCCGAACTTCTGATAGATTTACAGGACTATGATTATTCTTTGGACATGTGGAGCCTTGGCTGCATGTTTGCTGGAATG ATATTCCGGAAGGAACCATTCTTCTATGGCCATGACAACAATGATCAACTAGTTAAAATTGCAAAG GTGGTAGGAACTGATGAGTTGAATGCATATCTGAACAAATACCAGTTGGAGCTTGATCCTCAATTTAATGCTCTTGTTGGAAG GCACAGCCGAAAACCCTGGTCCAAATTCATTAATGCCGATAATCCGCATCTTGTTTCACCAGAG GCAATTGATTTCTGGATAAGTTGCTTCGATATGATCATCAGGAGAGGCTAA
- the LOC107925578 gene encoding casein kinase II subunit alpha-2 isoform X3, with translation MGIKREIKILQNLCGGPNIIKLLDIVRDQHSKAPSLVFEYVNNTDFKVLYPTLTDYDIRYYIYELLKALDYCHSQGIMLRDVKPHNIMIDHELRKLRLIDWGLAEFYHPGKEYNVRVASRYFKGPELLIDLQDYDYSLDMWSLGCMFAGMIFRKEPFFYGHDNNDQLVKIAKVVGTDELNAYLNKYQLELDPQFNALVGRHSRKPWSKFINADNPHLVSPEAIDFWISCFDMIIRRG, from the exons ATGGGG ATTAAGAGAGAGATAAAAATCCTTCAGAATCTATGCGGTGGTCCAAATATTATTAAACTTCTTGATATTGTTAGAGATCAGCACTCCAAGGCGCCTAGCTTGGTATTTGAGTACGTCAACAATACAGATTTCAAAGTTCTCTACCCAACTTTGACAGATTATGATATTCGCTACTACATATACGAACTTCTCAAG GCATTAGATTACTGTCATTCACAAGGAATAATGCTCAGAGATGTGAAGCCTCACAATATCATGATAGATCATGAGCTGCGCAAACTTCGCTTGATAGATTGGGGACTTGCCGAGTTTTACCATCCTGGAAAAGAGTATAATGTCCGTGTGGCTTCCAG GTACTTTAAAGGGCCCGAACTTCTGATAGATTTACAGGACTATGATTATTCTTTGGACATGTGGAGCCTTGGCTGCATGTTTGCTGGAATG ATATTCCGGAAGGAACCATTCTTCTATGGCCATGACAACAATGATCAACTAGTTAAAATTGCAAAG GTGGTAGGAACTGATGAGTTGAATGCATATCTGAACAAATACCAGTTGGAGCTTGATCCTCAATTTAATGCTCTTGTTGGAAG GCACAGCCGAAAACCCTGGTCCAAATTCATTAATGCCGATAATCCGCATCTTGTTTCACCAGAG GCAATTGATTTCTGGATAAGTTGCTTCGATATGATCATCAGGAGAGGCTAA
- the LOC107925578 gene encoding casein kinase II subunit alpha-2 isoform X4, with protein sequence MGHSKAPSLVFEYVNNTDFKVLYPTLTDYDIRYYIYELLKALDYCHSQGIMLRDVKPHNIMIDHELRKLRLIDWGLAEFYHPGKEYNVRVASRYFKGPELLIDLQDYDYSLDMWSLGCMFAGMIFRKEPFFYGHDNNDQLVKIAKVVGTDELNAYLNKYQLELDPQFNALVGRHSRKPWSKFINADNPHLVSPEAIDFWISCFDMIIRRG encoded by the exons ATGGGG CACTCCAAGGCGCCTAGCTTGGTATTTGAGTACGTCAACAATACAGATTTCAAAGTTCTCTACCCAACTTTGACAGATTATGATATTCGCTACTACATATACGAACTTCTCAAG GCATTAGATTACTGTCATTCACAAGGAATAATGCTCAGAGATGTGAAGCCTCACAATATCATGATAGATCATGAGCTGCGCAAACTTCGCTTGATAGATTGGGGACTTGCCGAGTTTTACCATCCTGGAAAAGAGTATAATGTCCGTGTGGCTTCCAG GTACTTTAAAGGGCCCGAACTTCTGATAGATTTACAGGACTATGATTATTCTTTGGACATGTGGAGCCTTGGCTGCATGTTTGCTGGAATG ATATTCCGGAAGGAACCATTCTTCTATGGCCATGACAACAATGATCAACTAGTTAAAATTGCAAAG GTGGTAGGAACTGATGAGTTGAATGCATATCTGAACAAATACCAGTTGGAGCTTGATCCTCAATTTAATGCTCTTGTTGGAAG GCACAGCCGAAAACCCTGGTCCAAATTCATTAATGCCGATAATCCGCATCTTGTTTCACCAGAG GCAATTGATTTCTGGATAAGTTGCTTCGATATGATCATCAGGAGAGGCTAA